Below is a genomic region from Hoeflea sp. 108.
TGTCGCCGGAAACAGGAGTGAAGGGTTGCAGCGCCAGGGCGACGATGGTGACGTATTCCCCCAGCATGCGCGACTGCTGGAGCGCTATATCAGGGCTGCCCTGAAGTGCTGCAAAGATGGCGGGGCCTTCCTGGCCCATGTTGGACAGGCAGCCAAAATAGGCTGCGGCAATGGCGTCGGCCACGGCGGCAGGCTGGCCCGGCATTTTACTCAGCTCCTGGCGCAGCTGCTTTACATAATTGTCCTCCAGCCGCTGAAACAAGGCGAGCAGCAGGCCGGCGCGCGTTGAAAAATGGTCGTAGACGACGGGCCGGCTGACATCGGCTCGCAGGGCGAGCGTGCCCAGAGTGAGTTCATCGGCGCCCTGCTCCCGAACGATCTCAAGGGCCGTATCAAGCAGTTGGCTACGGCGGCCATCTCTCGGCAGCTTCATATTTTTGCCCTCTCCTTGACTCCTACAATTTGTAGGTTACATTTTGTAAGTTCGCAGTCAAGCAGGACAAACAGGAAATAGACATGGGTGACGTCACGGTAATCGGCCTGGGTGCGATGGGCACCGCATTGGCGCGCGCGTTCCTCTCCGCCGGCAAAACGACTGTTGTCTGGAACCGGACCTCGGCAAAGGCCGAAGATCTGGGAGATGAAGGGGCCGAGGTCGCGCTGACCGCCGCGGAAGCGGTCGCCGCCAGCCCGGTTCTCGTCATGTGCCTGTCGGACTATGCGGCGACGCGCGGCATTCTCGAAGACAAAGCCGTGGCCGAGATCGTCGGTGGGCGGCTTGTCGTGCAATTGGCCTCCGGCACATCGAGGGAAGCCCGAGCCATGGCGGCATGGGCGGCGAAGCGCGGTGCGGACTATCTCGACGGCGCAATTTCCGCGTGGCCGAGCCAGATCGGCGGAGCTGATGCCGCAATTCTCATTGCGGGTCCCGAGACGATTTTTGCCTCGGTCAGCCCCCTTCTTCAGGCGTTGGCCGGCAGTCTTATGCATGTGGGCCCCGATGTGGGCCATGCCAAGGCGCTGTTTGGCGCTGCCCTGGCCTATTACGCCGCCCATTGGATCGGCTTCAGCCACGGCGCAGTCATCAGTGAAGCCGAAGGGCTCGATCCGGCTCGGTTCGGGGAGTTGTTGGCGGGCTCCGCACCGTTCTTCGCAGACGACATGCGTCGCATGGGCCGGGTCATCGCCACAAACAGCTTCGACGCACCTGAAAGCACGATCGGGTCCGTGCGCGCCGATATCGCGCGTCTCGTCGAAGTATCCGACAATCTGGAGATCGGCGCCGATTTTCCGAACTTCGCGGCCTCGGTTTTCCAGCGCGCGGTGGACGCGGGTTATGGCGCCGAAGAACACTGCGCGGTCACAAAGGTGTTGCGCGGCACCGTATGAGCCACGGTCGCCTGTGGTTGTTCCAAGTGCTGGCGCGTCCTCGGAATGCATCACAAAGGGGCTCTCCTTGTCGCGCTGCCAGACGTTTCGACTGAGATTGAGGCCTTGCGTCACGATATCGGGGCGGCGCAAAAAACAGGTTGCATAATGCAATCAGATTTGTGACGTTGTGAGAATGCCAGCCCGGCATGCCGAAGCCCAAGGACATCAGGTGCAGGCCCCCTCGGTCGTCCCCTGGGTGTCCCGATCGTCTGCGGGCCTACTGAGACGCCGCGGCGACCAATGCCGCGGATCCCACGGAGAAGGAGACAAAGCCATGCCCAGGTTTATCACAATCGGATATGGCGACGCTGCCGGCTACAACAGAACAGCCCAGTCTGTCAGGGACGCTGCCCATGCACAGGACGCGAAACTGCGGTCGGAAGGCGCTGTCATAGGCATTGCCGGCAACCCGGTCCAGGTCCGCAATCCAGAGGCCCGCGACCTGCAAACGCGCGACGGACCGTTCATGTCGTCGGCTTTGCCGATCGCGGGCTTCGCCATCATCGAGGCGACCGATCTCGCCGCCGCCATCGCAAAGGTTTCGCAGGTACCCTGCGCGGTGGCGCACGGCGTCGTTGAAGTCTGGCCCCTGAAAGAGACAGGCTGATCGGCTCTCGCGACCGCCTGCCATAGAGAGGCCGTCAGCCGGGACGTCACCTCGGCGCACCGCCGGTTTCCAACCGACGACCATCATGAGGTCCGCTGCCGAAGGCCGTCTCATGTCGCGCCGTTCGACTATTGGCTGTCTCGACCGATAAACGTAATCGCTTTCCAAGTTCGGCCGTGTTGACGCGATCGCATCAATTTCGCAGGATTTTCTCCATCGCCTTGCCCTTGGCCAGTTCGTCGATCAGCTTGTCCAGGTAACGGATTTCCCGCATTGTCGGCTGTTCGATGTCTTCGACCCTGACGCCGCAGATCACGCCTGTGATCAGAGATCGTGCGGGATTCAGTTGAGGCGCGGCGGCAATGAAATCCTCGAAGCTTGACTGCTTTTCGACCTGAGCATTCAGCCCTTCCTGAGTGTAGCCCGTCAACCAACGGATGATCTCGTCGACTTCCGCCTTAGTGCGTCCCCTTTTTCTCCGCCTTGGCAATATAGAGCGGATAGACGCTGGCGAAGCTCATTGAATATATTTGAGGCTTGGTCATCGGGCCTCCTCAGCGCCGTTGCGTGAACAGCCCTCGCAAACTTAGACGAGATTCAGCTGCCAGGTGATGCCGAAACGATCGGCGACCCAGCCAAACCGGCGGCTGAAGCCATAGTCGCCGAGCGGCATCAAGGCACTGCCGCCGTCCGACAGGGCGGCAAACAAGCGCTCGACCTCTTCCTCCGTGTCACATTCCACGAACAGCGACATCGAGGGTGTGAAATTGAAGGCATGCGGGAGCGAATTCTCGCTGGCCATGAAACGACGCCCATTGAGGACAAAGATCGCAGTCTTAACCGTGCCCTCGGCCCGGCCCTCGCCGGGTTCCCAGAGATCGATCCGTTCGATGCGGGCTTGGGGAAAAAGTGAGACGTAGAAGTCGACGGCTTGTCTTGCTTTGCCGTGGTTCTCTCCCGAGAACATCAGGAAGGTGAGGATGTCTTTCACGACGGATCTCCTTCAGTGACAATGAGTATGCCGACGTATCCGGCAGTTGCGGATGTGGGCGGAAGTGACGTCACGCTGTCTCGACAAGCGACTTCAGGCGGTCCAGCGCGCGGTCCCAGCCAGCTGCGATCGTAGTAAGGAACGCGCGCGCCTCTTTGATGCGGTGGGGGTCGAGTCCGTATCGCACTTCCCGGCCGTGGCGCTCATGCACCACCAGCTTCGCGGCTTCCAGCACTTGCAGGTGCTTCACGATCGCCTGTCGGGAGATGGCCTGCCCGTCCGCCAGGGTGGTAGCCGACAAGGCGCCGGCGGCCAGAAGCCGAGTGACAAGGGCAAGGCGGGTCGCGTCTCCCAACGCGGCGAACACACTCGCTAAGTCTTGTTCAGATCCGTTCGACATAGCGCCTGAGGTTCTCGATCTGCGCGCTCCAGCCGCCCTCGTTCATCATGAAAGCGCGCTTGCGACGATGCGGCGGCACGCCTTCGAAGCCAGATTCCGTAACTGTCAGCCGTGTGCCTTCGGCAACCGGTTTCAGACGAAACTCAACGAGGGTGGTGGATTCTTTCGCAGGATCATACGCCGCATCGATGCCATAGGGAATCCAGCGGAAGCTGAAAAGGCTCGGGGCTTCCATGCGTTCGACGGTACAAAAGACGGTATTCGGTTGAGGCAGACGTATGGCCGTCGGTTCAAGGCCGAACGAAACTTGGCATCGCATGACATATGCCTCGTCAAATCCACCCTCGAATGTGCCGGTTATTGTCTGACCCGGAGCA
It encodes:
- a CDS encoding SRPBCC family protein, translating into MNTFDRIEKEIVLRAPIERVWQAITNIAEFAQWFGIKLNQNFAPGQTITGTFEGGFDEAYVMRCQVSFGLEPTAIRLPQPNTVFCTVERMEAPSLFSFRWIPYGIDAAYDPAKESTTLVEFRLKPVAEGTRLTVTESGFEGVPPHRRKRAFMMNEGGWSAQIENLRRYVERI
- a CDS encoding YciI family protein, encoding MPRFITIGYGDAAGYNRTAQSVRDAAHAQDAKLRSEGAVIGIAGNPVQVRNPEARDLQTRDGPFMSSALPIAGFAIIEATDLAAAIAKVSQVPCAVAHGVVEVWPLKETG
- a CDS encoding TetR/AcrR family transcriptional regulator, whose translation is MKLPRDGRRSQLLDTALEIVREQGADELTLGTLALRADVSRPVVYDHFSTRAGLLLALFQRLEDNYVKQLRQELSKMPGQPAAVADAIAAAYFGCLSNMGQEGPAIFAALQGSPDIALQQSRMLGEYVTIVALALQPFTPVSGDKLRLLCTGLLGAAEAIARELQAGKVTDTEARTVFVKLIVGSLRAA
- a CDS encoding VOC family protein yields the protein MKDILTFLMFSGENHGKARQAVDFYVSLFPQARIERIDLWEPGEGRAEGTVKTAIFVLNGRRFMASENSLPHAFNFTPSMSLFVECDTEEEVERLFAALSDGGSALMPLGDYGFSRRFGWVADRFGITWQLNLV
- a CDS encoding metalloregulator ArsR/SmtB family transcription factor, which codes for MSNGSEQDLASVFAALGDATRLALVTRLLAAGALSATTLADGQAISRQAIVKHLQVLEAAKLVVHERHGREVRYGLDPHRIKEARAFLTTIAAGWDRALDRLKSLVETA